ACGCGCACCACCACCGTGGTGGAGCCCTCCAAGGGCGGCAGCCCCTTGTCCCGCGCCCGCACCAGGAACTCGTAGGTGTCGCGCTGCTCGCGGTCCAGCACGGCCTGCACCCGCACGTCGCCCGAGTCCGGGTCGATGGTGAAGAGCCCCCCGGGCGCGTCGGCCGAGAGCGGCGAGGCCTCCAGGGCGTAGGCCAGCTCGGCGTTCTTGCCGCTGTCGGCGTCGCTGGCCAGCACGGTGGCCACGCGCTCGCCCGGCGCGTTGTTCTCCGGGAAGGAGACCTCCAGCACGGGCTGGCCGAAGACGGGCGGGTTGTCGTTGGCGTCGCCCACCCGCACCAGCAGCGAGTTGTTGCTGGACAGGCTGGGGCTGCCCGAGTCCACGGCCACGATGACCACGTGGTAGTCCCGCACGGCCTCGTAGTCCAGCGCCGCCGAGGTGTGCAGGAAGTACTTGCGCTTGTTCTGGGGCTCGCCCTCGCCCTCGCTGGCCGGCTTGAGCTGGAAGGGCACGTCGCCCACCACGGTGCAGGTCACCACGCCGTTCTCGCCCTGGTCGCGGTCCGAGACCTGCACCAGCGCGATGGGCGTGTCCACCAGCACGTCCTCGGCCACGCTGGCCACCCCGTCGCGCAGCGGGATGCGCCCGATCTTGCGGATGTCGATGGTGGGCACGTTGTCGTTCTCGTCGCGGATGTTGAGCACCACCGTGGCTTTGTCGTTCTTGGGCGGCTGCCCGCGGTCCCGGGCCATGACGGAGAAGCGCAGCTGGTTCACCTCCTCGCGGTCGATGCGGTGCAGGACGCTGAGCCAGCCCGAGGCCTCGTCCAGCCGCAGCAGGCGCCGCACCGACTCCGTGGCCGCCCCGAAGACGTACTCGATCTGCCCGTTGACCCCCACGTCGGCGTCGGCGGCCCGCAGCTGCAGGATGGGCGTGCCGGGGACGCTGTTCTCGGCCAGGTCGGCCTCGTAGACGCTCTTCTCGAAGCGGGGGCTGTTGTCGTTCACGTCGGTGATGAGCACGCGCAGGATGGCCTGCGAGGAGCGCGCCGGGTCCCCCCCGTCCCGCACCCGCAGGCTCAGCTCGTAGGAGTCCCGCTGCTCGCGGTCCAGGGCCCCCTTGACGATCAGCTGGGGCTGCTTCTCGCCGTCGGGGGTGTCGGCCACCTGCAGCTCAAACACGCTGCTCCGGGCCGCGCCGTCGGCCTCCTGCCGCCGCTTGCCGCCCCCGGGGTAGAGGGCGCTGTCGGAGGCGGCCGAAGCCGAGCCGCTGCCGCCCCGTCGGCTCCCGTCGCTGCCGGGCTCCTGCAGCAGCTCGTAGCGCTCGATGCCGTTGCGGCCGAAGTCCCGGTCGGTGGCGGTGGGGAGCAGGTAGAGGGTGCCCACCGGCCGGTTCTCCTCGACGGTGAGGGTGAGCACCGGCGAGGGGAAGGTGGGGGTGTTGTCGTTGATGTCCAGGATGATGACCCGGCCCTCGAAGAGGTCCACCCAGCTCTGCGACGGCCCGATCACCGACACCTCGAAGTCCAAGAAGCACTCGTTCTCGTCGAAGATCATCTGGCACTGCGGCAGCTTCTCGCGGTCGATGCGCCGCTCCGTGGTGCTCAGCTCGCCCGTCATGTTGTCGATCTTCAGGTAGTCGGAGCCGGACTCCAGGCTGAACGTCACCTCGCCCGAGCCCGTCACGATGCCCAGGTCCGAAGCCACGTTGCCGATGCGGATGTCGGCGGGTCCTTCCTCGGCCAGCCGGTACCTCAGCACTTGCTTCGCCGCGGCCAGGCTGACCCAGagcggaggcggcagcagcagcaggaagcagcagcagcagcagcagccctgcacAAAGCCCACGAGCGTCCGCATCTTCCACATCTTCTCAAACGCCCAATAAAAGacccaccagcaccagcaccgcCGCCCGCTTCCTTGGCCCACCCTCGCCAATAAacgcccccccctccctccccaccgccCCTTGACAAGCCAAGCGAAAACGTTTGGCGTCTGGTGGTGGCGAAGAT
This genomic stretch from Elgaria multicarinata webbii isolate HBS135686 ecotype San Diego chromosome 10, rElgMul1.1.pri, whole genome shotgun sequence harbors:
- the PCDH7 gene encoding protocadherin-7 isoform X3; the encoded protein is MWKMRTLVGFVQGCCCCCCFLLLLPPPLWVSLAAAKQVLRYRLAEEGPADIRIGNVASDLGIVTGSGEVTFSLESGSDYLKIDNMTGELSTTERRIDREKLPQCQMIFDENECFLDFEVSVIGPSQSWVDLFEGRVIILDINDNTPTFPSPVLTLTVEENRPVGTLYLLPTATDRDFGRNGIERYELLQEPGSDGSRRGGSGSASAASDSALYPGGGKRRQEADGAARSSVFELQVADTPDGEKQPQLIVKGALDREQRDSYELSLRVRDGGDPARSSQAILRVLITDVNDNSPRFEKSVYEADLAENSVPGTPILQLRAADADVGVNGQIEYVFGAATESVRRLLRLDEASGWLSVLHRIDREEVNQLRFSVMARDRGQPPKNDKATVVLNIRDENDNVPTIDIRKIGRIPLRDGVASVAEDVLVDTPIALVQVSDRDQGENGVVTCTVVGDVPFQLKPASEGEGEPQNKRKYFLHTSAALDYEAVRDYHVVIVAVDSGSPSLSSNNSLLVRVGDANDNPPVFGQPVLEVSFPENNAPGERVATVLASDADSGKNAELAYALEASPLSADAPGGLFTIDPDSGDVRVQAVLDREQRDTYEFLVRARDKGLPPLEGSTTVVVRVADRNDNEPRFMQDVFTFYVKENLQPNSPVGMVTVMDADQGRNAQLSLAIQPGGPGAPAAAGIFSIENDTGTIYSTVSFDRELQTSYTFQVKAVDGGEPARSATATVSLFVMDENDNAPAVSAPANSSYTVLPPSSHVRSVVATVAARDADAGQNAELSFSLVGGNPFRLFEIDPSSGVVSLVGKLAPKHHGLHRLVVQVNDSGQPPQSTTALLHVFVNESLANATLVEGQVARSLHTPLGHDIAGDPSYELGKQRLSIVVGVVAGVMTVVLLILVVVMARYCRSKGKHGGYEAGKKDHEDFFTPQQHDKAKKDKKGKKGKKAGKQPLYSSIVTVEASKPNGQRYDGVNEKLSGDSPAMSRYRSVNGGPGSPDLARHYKSSSPLPTVQLHPQSPTAGKKHQAVQELPPANTFVGAGDNISIGSDHCSEYSCQASSKYSKQPFRRVTFSVVSQPQDPHQGSLQSCYDSGLEESETPSSKSSSGPRLGALPLPEDNYERTTPDGSVGEAEHMENG
- the PCDH7 gene encoding protocadherin-7 isoform X4, whose amino-acid sequence is MWKMRTLVGFVQGCCCCCCFLLLLPPPLWVSLAAAKQVLRYRLAEEGPADIRIGNVASDLGIVTGSGEVTFSLESGSDYLKIDNMTGELSTTERRIDREKLPQCQMIFDENECFLDFEVSVIGPSQSWVDLFEGRVIILDINDNTPTFPSPVLTLTVEENRPVGTLYLLPTATDRDFGRNGIERYELLQEPGSDGSRRGGSGSASAASDSALYPGGGKRRQEADGAARSSVFELQVADTPDGEKQPQLIVKGALDREQRDSYELSLRVRDGGDPARSSQAILRVLITDVNDNSPRFEKSVYEADLAENSVPGTPILQLRAADADVGVNGQIEYVFGAATESVRRLLRLDEASGWLSVLHRIDREEVNQLRFSVMARDRGQPPKNDKATVVLNIRDENDNVPTIDIRKIGRIPLRDGVASVAEDVLVDTPIALVQVSDRDQGENGVVTCTVVGDVPFQLKPASEGEGEPQNKRKYFLHTSAALDYEAVRDYHVVIVAVDSGSPSLSSNNSLLVRVGDANDNPPVFGQPVLEVSFPENNAPGERVATVLASDADSGKNAELAYALEASPLSADAPGGLFTIDPDSGDVRVQAVLDREQRDTYEFLVRARDKGLPPLEGSTTVVVRVADRNDNEPRFMQDVFTFYVKENLQPNSPVGMVTVMDADQGRNAQLSLAIQPGGPGAPAAAGIFSIENDTGTIYSTVSFDRELQTSYTFQVKAVDGGEPARSATATVSLFVMDENDNAPAVSAPANSSYTVLPPSSHVRSVVATVAARDADAGQNAELSFSLVGGNPFRLFEIDPSSGVVSLVGKLAPKHHGLHRLVVQVNDSGQPPQSTTALLHVFVNESLANATLVEGQVARSLHTPLGHDIAGDPSYELGKQRLSIVVGVVAGVMTVVLLILVVVMARYCRSKGKHGGYEAGKKDHEDFFTPQQHDKAKKDKKGKKGKKAGKQPLYSSIVTVEASKPNGQRYDGVNEKLSGDSPAMSRYRSVNGGPGSPDLARHYKSSSPLPTVQLHPQSPTAGKKHQAVQELPPANTFVGAGDNISIGSDHCSEYSCQASSKYSKQVDTVQTSHPPGHIEESCKMNVCARK
- the PCDH7 gene encoding protocadherin-7 isoform X2, which encodes MWKMRTLVGFVQGCCCCCCFLLLLPPPLWVSLAAAKQVLRYRLAEEGPADIRIGNVASDLGIVTGSGEVTFSLESGSDYLKIDNMTGELSTTERRIDREKLPQCQMIFDENECFLDFEVSVIGPSQSWVDLFEGRVIILDINDNTPTFPSPVLTLTVEENRPVGTLYLLPTATDRDFGRNGIERYELLQEPGSDGSRRGGSGSASAASDSALYPGGGKRRQEADGAARSSVFELQVADTPDGEKQPQLIVKGALDREQRDSYELSLRVRDGGDPARSSQAILRVLITDVNDNSPRFEKSVYEADLAENSVPGTPILQLRAADADVGVNGQIEYVFGAATESVRRLLRLDEASGWLSVLHRIDREEVNQLRFSVMARDRGQPPKNDKATVVLNIRDENDNVPTIDIRKIGRIPLRDGVASVAEDVLVDTPIALVQVSDRDQGENGVVTCTVVGDVPFQLKPASEGEGEPQNKRKYFLHTSAALDYEAVRDYHVVIVAVDSGSPSLSSNNSLLVRVGDANDNPPVFGQPVLEVSFPENNAPGERVATVLASDADSGKNAELAYALEASPLSADAPGGLFTIDPDSGDVRVQAVLDREQRDTYEFLVRARDKGLPPLEGSTTVVVRVADRNDNEPRFMQDVFTFYVKENLQPNSPVGMVTVMDADQGRNAQLSLAIQPGGPGAPAAAGIFSIENDTGTIYSTVSFDRELQTSYTFQVKAVDGGEPARSATATVSLFVMDENDNAPAVSAPANSSYTVLPPSSHVRSVVATVAARDADAGQNAELSFSLVGGNPFRLFEIDPSSGVVSLVGKLAPKHHGLHRLVVQVNDSGQPPQSTTALLHVFVNESLANATLVEGQVARSLHTPLGHDIAGDPSYELGKQRLSIVVGVVAGVMTVVLLILVVVMARYCRSKGKHGGYEAGKKDHEDFFTPQQHDKAKKDKKGKKGKKAGKQPLYSSIVTVEASKPNGQRYDGVNEKLSGDSPAMSRYRSVNGGPGSPDLARHYKSSSPLPTVQLHPQSPTAGKKHQAVQELPPANTFVGAGDNISIGSDHCSEYSCQASSKYSKQPFRRVTFSVVSQPQDPHQGSLQSCYDSGLEESETPSNSRPLPDVALTGKCTRECDEYGHSDSCWMPVRTSPERKQKSQPKLSTFMPVDERGSQEKLANGEASLMGDRNRNLLNKKLTSSYETFSAASFSKSEEANPEDIPLTQTGEYKPSPVNTLTRREVYL